Sequence from the Streptomyces mobaraensis NBRC 13819 = DSM 40847 genome:
ACTCCTCAGTGGTGAATGGAGTCGTGGTGCGGGCCAGCGCTGGCCCTTCCACGGGGTGCCTTGAGGGGCGGGGACGTTCAGCCCTCGACCGTGATGCCCATGGAACGGGCGGTGCCGGCGATGATCTTCTCGGCGGCGTCCAGGTCGTTGGCGTTCAGGTCGGGCATCTTGGTGGTGGCGATGTCACGGACCTGGTCACGCGTGATCTTGGCGACCTTGGTCTTGTGCGGCTCGCCGGAGCCCTTGTCCACGCCCGCGGCCTTGAGGATCAGCTTCGCGGCCGGCGGAGTCTTGGTGACGAAGGTGAAGGAACGGTCCTCGTAGACCGTGATCTCCACCGGCACGACCATGCCACGCTGCGACTCGGTCGCGGCGTTGTAGGCCTTGCAGAACTCCATGATGTTGACGCCGTGCTGACCCAGCGCGGGGCCGACCGGCGGAGCCGGGTTGGCGGCACCGGCCTGGATCTGGAGCTTGATAAGCCCCGTGACCTTCTTCTTCTTGGGAGGCATTGCTCTCTCCGGGTCCTAGTGAGAGTTTTCTGCCCACGACACACTGCGCGCAGGCATACCGCACCACGATAACGGGTAACGTGGCCGGCCCAAAAACCGAGAGGTCAGGCCGCCCCTCGCGGGGCGACCCGACCTGTTCGGAAGCGTACGGCCAGAAGATCAGTTCTTCTGGATCTGGTCGAAGCTCAGCTCGACCGGGGTCTCGCGGCCGAAGATCTCGACGAGGCCCTTGACCTTCTTCGAGTCGGCGTTGATCTCGTTGATCGTCGCCTGGAGCGTCGCGAACGGGCCGTCGGTGACGGTGACCGAGTCGCCGACCTCGAAGTCCAGCACCTGGACCTCGACCTTGCGGCTGGGGGCCGGACGGCCCTCGGCCTCGGCGGCCTCCTTGGCGGCCTTCTCCTCGGCCTCCGGGGCGAGCATCTTGACGATCTCGTCCAGGGTCAGCGGGTACGGGTCGTAGGCGTTGCCCACGAAGCCGGTGACGCCCGGGGTGTTGCGGACGACGCCCCACGACTCGTTCGTCAGGTCCATGCGCACCAGGACGTAGCCGGGGAGCTTGTTCTGGCGGACGGTGCGGCGGTCGCCGTTCTTGATCTGGACGACCTCTTCCTGCGGCACCTCGGCCTGGAAGATGTAGTCCTCGACGTTCAGCGAGACGGCGCGCTGCTCGAGGTTGGTCTTCACGCGGTTCTCGTAACCGGCGTAGGTGTGGATGACGTACCACTCGCCGGGCAGCCCCCGCAGCTCCTCGCGGAGCGCGGCGACGGGGTCCACCGGGGCGGCTTCCTCGGCCGGCTCGGCCTCCTCGGCCTCTTCCGCGTCGGCGGCCTCCGGCTCCTCGGCCGCGGCGGCCTCCTCGGTGCCCTCGGCGTCGGCGG
This genomic interval carries:
- the nusG gene encoding transcription termination/antitermination protein NusG, with the translated sequence MSDPNLNDAVEPVEAAEADVDAAVSAEVEGDAATADDAGREPAADAEGTEEAAAAEEPEAADAEEAEEAEPAEEAAPVDPVAALREELRGLPGEWYVIHTYAGYENRVKTNLEQRAVSLNVEDYIFQAEVPQEEVVQIKNGDRRTVRQNKLPGYVLVRMDLTNESWGVVRNTPGVTGFVGNAYDPYPLTLDEIVKMLAPEAEEKAAKEAAEAEGRPAPSRKVEVQVLDFEVGDSVTVTDGPFATLQATINEINADSKKVKGLVEIFGRETPVELSFDQIQKN
- the rplK gene encoding 50S ribosomal protein L11, with the translated sequence MPPKKKKVTGLIKLQIQAGAANPAPPVGPALGQHGVNIMEFCKAYNAATESQRGMVVPVEITVYEDRSFTFVTKTPPAAKLILKAAGVDKGSGEPHKTKVAKITRDQVRDIATTKMPDLNANDLDAAEKIIAGTARSMGITVEG